The Celeribacter marinus genome window below encodes:
- a CDS encoding ATP-binding protein, whose product MSVGPLGRLGHRLAPLAVWFFLAGLALIGAAFLVANARLGLLLFVCGAALFWSVLILRVLIARERRKRLLFHATIATFVAHDAAPSFTTDADGTIDYQNKSAVSRFGACDGHSIIATIEGLFAAPSATLTRLQNQAHTNGAAFEDVATRTGHMRLSVHLVGEGGDCFLWRLEDLTERGEAGVGGEAVSLPMLVLSPKGKLLFTNAALHRLIGHRPTSLDRLVTDLPLRSGDLHLLSGQSAPVSARVVKYDSPTGRQEVYFLPELTPQLGAWTDFDALPVALLKVSADGSILESNRAARDLLAMPADPRALNLGAVVEGLGRSVAEWAGDVAQGRLHKPEFVRASLPEKDTFLQISLTRVEGADGETELVSVLTDATQLKALEAQFVQSQKMQAIGQLAGGVAHDFNNLLTAISGHCDLLLLRHDSSDPEYADLVQIHQNANRAAALVGQLLAFSRKQTLKPEVINLRDTLSDLTHLLNRLVGEKITLAVSHDDDLRPIRVDKRQLEQVIMNLVVNARDAMSTGGQIAIESRNMQFNEAVIKGRATVPAGDYVVISVADQGRGIPKEQLQQIFEPFFTTKRTGEGTGLGLSTAYGIIKQTGGFIFVDSAIGIGTKFSIYLPTHAASAADVVATVVTTPKRVVERGEGVVLLVEDEAPVRAFAARALKLRGYTVIEADCAEEALEHLQDEALHVDLFLSDVIMPGMDGPTWVTQAREARPHVKVIFMSGYAEDHFSDQQAQIPHSVFLQKPFSLSELTEVVQAQFEV is encoded by the coding sequence ATGAGTGTCGGGCCGCTTGGGCGTCTGGGTCACCGTCTCGCACCTCTTGCCGTGTGGTTTTTTCTCGCGGGTCTGGCCCTGATCGGGGCCGCGTTTTTGGTCGCCAATGCACGCTTGGGCTTGTTGCTTTTTGTTTGCGGGGCGGCGCTGTTTTGGTCCGTGTTGATCTTGCGGGTGTTGATTGCCCGAGAGCGGCGCAAGCGCCTTTTGTTTCACGCAACAATCGCCACATTTGTCGCCCATGATGCCGCCCCGTCCTTTACCACCGATGCAGACGGAACCATTGATTATCAAAATAAATCCGCAGTGAGCCGGTTTGGGGCCTGTGACGGACACTCCATTATTGCCACCATCGAAGGGTTATTTGCCGCCCCGTCTGCCACCCTCACGCGACTGCAAAACCAAGCCCACACCAATGGCGCGGCTTTTGAAGATGTGGCCACCCGTACCGGTCATATGCGCCTGTCGGTGCATCTGGTCGGCGAGGGCGGGGACTGCTTTTTATGGCGTCTGGAGGATTTGACAGAACGCGGCGAGGCGGGTGTTGGCGGTGAGGCGGTCTCGCTTCCCATGCTTGTGCTGTCGCCCAAGGGCAAGCTGTTGTTCACCAATGCGGCGTTGCACCGTTTGATCGGGCACCGCCCGACCTCCCTTGACCGGCTTGTCACCGACTTGCCGCTGCGCAGTGGTGATTTGCATTTGCTATCGGGACAGAGTGCGCCGGTGAGCGCGCGGGTGGTCAAATACGACAGCCCGACAGGGCGCCAAGAGGTCTATTTCCTGCCTGAGTTGACGCCGCAACTGGGGGCATGGACGGATTTTGATGCGTTGCCCGTGGCCTTGCTCAAGGTGAGCGCTGATGGATCCATTCTAGAAAGCAACCGCGCGGCGCGTGATTTGCTTGCGATGCCCGCGGATCCGCGCGCGCTAAATCTCGGCGCGGTCGTCGAGGGGTTGGGGCGTTCGGTGGCGGAATGGGCGGGGGATGTCGCACAGGGACGATTGCATAAGCCAGAGTTCGTGCGCGCGTCATTGCCCGAGAAAGACACGTTCCTACAGATTTCCCTGACCCGCGTCGAAGGGGCAGATGGCGAAACCGAATTGGTCTCTGTGTTGACGGATGCGACCCAACTCAAAGCCCTCGAAGCGCAGTTTGTCCAAAGCCAGAAAATGCAGGCTATCGGTCAATTGGCGGGCGGTGTGGCGCATGATTTCAACAACCTGCTCACGGCTATTTCGGGCCACTGCGATCTATTATTGTTGCGCCACGACAGTTCGGACCCTGAATATGCCGATCTGGTTCAAATCCATCAAAACGCGAACCGTGCGGCTGCACTGGTCGGGCAATTGCTCGCCTTTTCGCGCAAACAAACCCTCAAACCCGAAGTGATCAACCTGCGCGATACGCTGTCTGATCTTACACATTTGCTTAATCGTCTGGTGGGCGAAAAAATCACGCTCGCCGTGTCACATGATGATGATCTACGCCCCATTCGCGTGGACAAACGTCAGTTGGAGCAGGTGATTATGAACCTCGTTGTCAACGCGCGCGATGCGATGTCGACGGGTGGTCAGATCGCGATTGAATCGCGCAACATGCAGTTCAACGAAGCGGTGATAAAGGGGCGGGCAACCGTCCCCGCGGGCGACTACGTGGTGATATCGGTGGCCGATCAGGGACGCGGTATCCCCAAAGAGCAATTGCAGCAAATTTTCGAGCCGTTTTTCACCACCAAGCGCACGGGCGAGGGCACGGGGTTGGGCCTGTCGACGGCTTACGGGATCATCAAGCAAACCGGTGGCTTTATCTTTGTCGATAGTGCGATCGGGATCGGAACAAAGTTTTCGATCTATCTACCCACCCACGCCGCAAGTGCCGCCGATGTGGTCGCTACGGTTGTGACCACACCCAAGCGCGTGGTTGAGCGCGGCGAGGGGGTTGTGCTTTTGGTCGAGGATGAGGCCCCCGTGCGCGCGTTCGCGGCGCGTGCCCTCAAATTGCGCGGCTATACCGTCATCGAGGCCGACTGTGCCGAGGAGGCGTTGGAGCATTTGCAAGATGAGGCCCTACACGTCGATCTGTTCTTGTCCGATGTGATCATGCCCGGAATGGATGGCCCGACATGGGTGACACAGGCGCGTGAGGCGCGCCCGCATGTCAAAGTGATCTTTATGTCGGGCTATGCCGAGGATCATTTCTCGGACCAACAGGCGCAGATTCCCCATTCGGTGTTCTTGCAAAAGCCGTTTTCATTGTCGGAATTGACCGAGGTTGTGCAGGCGCAGTTCGAGGTGTGA
- a CDS encoding RsmB/NOP family class I SAM-dependent RNA methyltransferase, whose protein sequence is MTPTARLSAAIELLDTILSGVNAERALTNWARGNRYAGSKDRRAIRDYVFDAVRCLRSYAWLGGAGEATPTGRQVIIGALRASGVDLDTLFTGERFSPEPLTDAERDGVTLDAAGRGVRLDTPDWLLPKFDAALGADADAILAIGRERSPVFLRVNRRKATLGHAIEMLAEDNIAAQPHALSDCALIVTEGARMVARAQAYLTGAVEVQDAGSQAVINALPVQDGQRVLDYCAGGGGKALALACKADVAVTAHDIDPTRMQDIAPRASRAGVTITTARAAQLEDSYDLIVADVPCSGSGSWSRAPQAKWALTPERLTELTELQAQILNEIAPRVAKGGVLGYITCSLFDVENSEQITGFVARHPAFTVETSRLITPIEGADGFFVCVLRHTG, encoded by the coding sequence ATGACACCGACCGCACGCCTCTCCGCCGCCATCGAATTGCTGGACACAATCTTGTCCGGTGTGAATGCCGAACGGGCCTTGACCAATTGGGCGCGGGGCAATCGGTATGCGGGCTCAAAAGATCGACGCGCGATCCGTGACTACGTCTTTGATGCTGTGCGGTGTTTGCGCTCTTACGCATGGCTTGGGGGAGCGGGCGAGGCGACACCCACGGGCCGCCAAGTGATAATCGGCGCGCTTAGAGCCTCAGGTGTTGATCTGGACACATTGTTCACAGGCGAGCGGTTTTCACCGGAGCCGTTGACGGATGCAGAGCGCGATGGTGTCACGTTGGATGCGGCAGGGCGCGGTGTGCGCCTTGATACGCCCGACTGGTTACTGCCAAAGTTCGACGCGGCATTGGGCGCGGATGCGGATGCTATTTTGGCCATCGGGCGCGAGCGCAGCCCCGTCTTTTTGCGCGTTAATCGCCGCAAGGCCACATTAGGTCACGCGATTGAGATGTTGGCCGAGGATAACATTGCCGCCCAACCCCACGCGTTGAGCGACTGCGCCCTGATCGTAACTGAGGGCGCGCGAATGGTCGCGCGCGCGCAAGCCTATCTCACCGGTGCCGTCGAAGTGCAGGACGCAGGGTCGCAAGCGGTTATCAACGCCTTGCCTGTCCAAGACGGTCAACGTGTGTTGGATTATTGCGCTGGCGGCGGTGGCAAGGCGTTGGCCTTGGCATGCAAAGCCGATGTGGCCGTGACTGCCCATGATATCGACCCCACACGGATGCAAGATATCGCTCCGCGTGCCTCGCGCGCTGGCGTCACAATCACCACCGCGCGTGCGGCGCAACTCGAGGACAGCTACGATTTGATCGTGGCGGATGTGCCCTGTTCAGGATCTGGATCATGGTCACGTGCCCCGCAAGCGAAATGGGCGCTCACCCCAGAGCGTCTTACCGAATTGACTGAGCTTCAGGCGCAAATCCTCAATGAGATTGCCCCACGCGTGGCCAAGGGCGGTGTGCTTGGCTACATCACCTGTTCGCTGTTCGACGTTGAAAATAGCGAACAGATCACGGGCTTTGTTGCGCGCCACCCCGCGTTTACGGTTGAGACATCGCGTCTGATCACGCCCATCGAGGGCGCGGACGGGTTTTTCGTCTGCGTGCTGCGCCATACGGGCTAA
- the guaB gene encoding IMP dehydrogenase, with protein sequence MEIREALTFDDVLLVPGASSVLPSTADTSTFVTKSIKLNIPLLSSAMDTVTEARMAIAMAQMGGMGVIHKNLNVVDQSNEVRRVKRFESGIVYNPITLTADQTIADARALAVQYNFTGFPVIDGSGRVVGIVTNRDMRFATSEDTPVSQVMTSNNLAILNEPADRDEAISLMKARRIEKLLITDGAGKLTGLLTLKDTETAVLNPSACKDDLGRLRVAAATSVGDSGFERSAALVDAGVDVIVIDTAHGHSSGVIDAVARAKKEFGDKVQIIAGNIATGEAAKALIGAGADAIKVGIGPGSICTTRMVAGVGVPQLTAIMDCAAAAGDVPVIADGGIKFSGDFAKAIAAGASVAMVGSMIAGTDESPGEVILYQGRSYKSYRGMGSLGAMARGSADRYFQKDAASDKLVPEGIEGQVPYKGTVGTVLHQMVGGLRAAMGYTGNATVAEMRKGCNFVKITGAGLKESHVHDVQITRESPNYRVG encoded by the coding sequence ATGGAGATTCGCGAGGCTCTCACCTTTGACGACGTATTGCTGGTTCCGGGGGCATCATCTGTGCTGCCGTCTACTGCTGACACGTCTACGTTCGTGACAAAATCAATTAAATTGAACATCCCGTTGCTGTCCTCAGCTATGGATACCGTGACCGAAGCGCGTATGGCGATTGCCATGGCGCAGATGGGCGGAATGGGTGTGATCCACAAGAACCTTAACGTGGTGGATCAATCCAACGAGGTGCGCCGCGTCAAACGGTTCGAAAGCGGGATCGTGTATAACCCGATCACGTTGACCGCGGATCAGACCATTGCCGATGCCCGCGCCTTGGCGGTGCAATACAACTTTACGGGCTTTCCCGTGATCGACGGCTCTGGCCGCGTTGTGGGCATTGTGACCAACCGCGATATGCGCTTTGCCACCTCCGAGGACACGCCTGTGTCTCAGGTGATGACGTCTAACAACCTCGCGATCCTGAATGAACCTGCCGACCGCGATGAGGCGATTTCGCTGATGAAAGCGCGCCGGATCGAAAAGCTGCTGATCACCGATGGTGCGGGCAAGTTGACGGGTCTCTTGACCCTCAAAGACACGGAGACGGCCGTTTTGAACCCGTCTGCGTGTAAAGACGATCTTGGCCGTCTTCGTGTCGCTGCGGCGACCTCTGTGGGCGACAGTGGCTTTGAACGGTCTGCCGCCTTGGTCGATGCGGGCGTCGATGTGATCGTGATCGATACGGCGCACGGGCATTCGTCGGGCGTGATTGATGCCGTTGCGCGCGCCAAGAAAGAGTTTGGCGACAAGGTACAAATCATCGCCGGCAACATTGCCACGGGTGAGGCCGCCAAGGCGCTTATCGGTGCTGGTGCGGACGCGATCAAAGTGGGCATCGGGCCGGGGTCAATTTGTACCACACGCATGGTGGCCGGTGTCGGCGTGCCACAGCTCACCGCGATTATGGACTGTGCCGCAGCTGCGGGTGACGTACCGGTGATTGCGGATGGCGGGATCAAGTTCTCGGGCGATTTCGCAAAAGCGATTGCAGCGGGGGCCTCTGTGGCCATGGTCGGCTCGATGATTGCGGGCACGGATGAAAGCCCCGGTGAGGTTATTCTTTACCAAGGGCGCTCGTACAAATCCTACCGTGGTATGGGCTCGCTTGGCGCTATGGCGCGCGGTTCTGCGGATCGCTATTTCCAAAAAGATGCGGCCTCGGACAAACTCGTGCCTGAGGGCATCGAGGGCCAAGTGCCGTACAAAGGAACGGTCGGCACGGTGTTGCACCAAATGGTCGGCGGTTTGCGCGCGGCCATGGGATATACAGGTAATGCAACTGTGGCAGAGATGCGCAAAGGGTGTAACTTCGTCAAAATCACCGGTGCAGGTCTGAAAGAAAGCCACGTCCATGACGTGCAGATCACCCGCGAAAGCCCGAATTACCGCGTGGGCTAA
- a CDS encoding tellurium resistance protein, with translation MSDTSSPKKPYFPPPPPLNAPPKGLWRATPPAIFPPMLGLLGMGLAWRQAGVALNAPAWIGELILGAVSLLYIFGVIAYKAKAVRRLSVVADDVRILPGRAGLSAGTGAGMLLAAALVPFSIPLAKVVLVASLMGHAIIAALIIRSFIIGPPEQRRVTPVWHLSFVGFIIGGVAAPAVGWPDLASLLLATTLPIAAAIWLISALQFAKADVPPPLRPLLAIHLAPVALFGIVAAGLGHGGMAVAFGYLGVAVMAVMLLSARYFTKGDFTALWGAFTFPMAAFANLMFAAAKFQQTPFAIIGGLELVGATLAISVIAFKIMQIWARGKLSKATNAATI, from the coding sequence ATGTCTGACACGTCCTCACCTAAGAAACCGTATTTTCCGCCGCCACCGCCGCTCAATGCCCCGCCAAAGGGGCTATGGCGGGCGACACCACCCGCGATCTTTCCACCGATGCTGGGCTTGCTCGGTATGGGGTTGGCATGGCGTCAGGCAGGCGTTGCACTTAATGCGCCTGCGTGGATTGGCGAGCTGATCCTTGGCGCTGTGTCGTTGCTCTATATCTTCGGGGTGATTGCCTACAAAGCCAAGGCGGTGCGCCGTCTGTCAGTGGTCGCCGATGATGTGCGCATTTTACCCGGACGGGCGGGGCTTTCGGCGGGAACAGGCGCGGGGATGCTTCTTGCTGCGGCCCTTGTGCCATTTTCAATTCCCTTGGCCAAAGTCGTGCTTGTGGCCTCTTTAATGGGTCATGCGATCATTGCCGCGTTGATTATCCGTTCGTTCATCATCGGACCGCCTGAACAGCGCCGTGTGACACCCGTGTGGCATCTTAGTTTTGTCGGGTTCATCATTGGCGGTGTTGCGGCTCCTGCGGTGGGTTGGCCCGATTTGGCAAGTCTGTTGTTGGCGACAACCTTGCCCATTGCAGCAGCTATTTGGCTGATTTCTGCGCTGCAATTCGCAAAGGCAGATGTCCCACCGCCGCTGCGCCCGCTGTTGGCTATTCACCTTGCACCCGTTGCGTTGTTCGGGATCGTTGCGGCGGGCCTTGGTCATGGCGGCATGGCTGTGGCTTTTGGGTATCTGGGCGTTGCCGTTATGGCCGTGATGCTGCTAAGTGCGCGCTATTTCACCAAGGGGGATTTTACCGCTTTGTGGGGCGCGTTTACCTTTCCTATGGCGGCGTTTGCCAATCTGATGTTTGCCGCGGCAAAGTTTCAACAGACGCCCTTTGCCATCATCGGCGGGCTTGAACTTGTGGGGGCGACACTCGCCATTTCGGTTATCGCGTTCAAAATCATGCAAATCTGGGCGCGCGGAAAACTGTCCAAAGCGACCAACGCCGCGACGATCTAG
- a CDS encoding ABC transporter ATP-binding protein — MAELKLTDVAKTYGGKIEVLKDINLDIKTGELIVFVGPSGCGKSTLLRMIAGLEKITSGTLEIDGLRVNDVPPAQRGIAMVFQSYALYPHMTVRENMSFALKIAKKPKAEIEAAVAKAAKILQLEDYLDRLPKALSGGQRQRVAIGRSIVRDPKVYLFDEPLSNLDAALRVATRLEIAQLKESMPDSTMVYVTHDQVEAMTLADKIVVLANKGIAQVGSPLELYETPDNEFVAQFIGSPAMNLLSGEITETGAQTKVKLDGEGIAVSNVPTQASDMGRRVNVGVRPEDLTLVEAGGLGIINGEVNMTEALGEVTLLYFVPERDNDPLIAKLPGIHKGLRGTTVNLTADPSKVHLFANGLSMRAKA; from the coding sequence ATGGCTGAGCTGAAACTGACAGATGTGGCAAAGACCTATGGCGGCAAGATCGAGGTGCTCAAAGACATCAACCTCGACATCAAGACGGGCGAGTTGATCGTCTTTGTCGGCCCGTCTGGTTGTGGTAAATCGACGTTGTTACGGATGATTGCGGGTCTGGAAAAGATCACAAGCGGCACGCTGGAGATTGACGGGTTGCGCGTCAACGATGTGCCACCCGCACAGCGCGGCATTGCGATGGTGTTCCAATCCTACGCGCTCTATCCGCATATGACTGTGCGCGAAAACATGTCCTTTGCGCTTAAAATCGCCAAGAAGCCCAAGGCGGAAATTGAGGCGGCGGTGGCCAAGGCCGCCAAGATCCTTCAGCTTGAGGACTACCTTGACCGTCTGCCCAAGGCGCTCTCGGGCGGGCAACGTCAACGTGTGGCCATCGGCCGCTCGATTGTGCGCGATCCAAAGGTCTATTTGTTCGACGAGCCGCTCTCCAACCTTGATGCCGCCTTGCGCGTGGCGACCCGTTTGGAGATCGCACAACTCAAGGAAAGCATGCCCGATAGCACGATGGTCTATGTAACGCATGATCAGGTCGAGGCGATGACCTTGGCCGATAAAATCGTGGTTCTGGCCAACAAAGGCATCGCCCAAGTGGGCAGCCCGCTTGAGCTATACGAGACCCCAGACAACGAATTCGTGGCGCAGTTTATAGGCTCTCCCGCGATGAATCTTCTGTCGGGCGAGATCACCGAGACCGGCGCACAGACCAAAGTCAAACTTGACGGCGAAGGCATCGCGGTATCGAACGTGCCCACGCAGGCCTCCGACATGGGGCGGCGCGTCAATGTCGGTGTGCGCCCCGAGGATTTGACCTTGGTCGAGGCGGGCGGTTTGGGCATCATCAACGGTGAGGTCAATATGACCGAAGCACTTGGCGAAGTGACCTTGCTCTACTTTGTGCCAGAACGTGACAACGATCCTCTGATTGCCAAATTGCCCGGCATTCATAAGGGGTTGCGCGGCACGACTGTCAATCTCACCGCTGATCCGTCCAAGGTGCATTTGTTCGCCAATGGCCTGTCGATGCGCGCCAAGGCGTAA
- a CDS encoding alpha-amylase family glycosyl hydrolase has product MPKTFTRDPDWWRGAVIYQIYPRSYQDSNGDGIGDLLGIVQRLPYIASLGVDAIWISPFFTSPMKDFGYDVSDYCDVDPMFGTLADFDAVIETAHQYGVKVMIDLVLSHTSDQHAWFKESRASHDNAKSNWYVWADAKQDGTPPNNWLSIFGGSAWHWDTGRMQYFLHNFLTSQPDLNFHEPQVQEALLDVSRFWLERGVDGFRLDTINFYTHDAELRDNPALPIEARSSKTAPAVNPYNWQEHLYDKSRPENLEFLRKLRAVMEPYNAAAVGEVGDEQRGLEIMGEYTAGNDLMHMCYAFELLSGDTPDAAYIKEVMDSVDAVAADGWACWAYSNHDVQRHVSRWNLTPAATRAFTTLMMCLRGSACIYQGEELGLPEADIAFEDLQDPYGIQFWPEFKGRDGCRTPMVWEKSNHNGGFSEATKTWLPVPSEHVNMSVNAAEDDPTSLVHHYRRAIAFRHTHAALKTGTQDDMRVEDGCLVFTRKQGDEELFCAFNLTDSPATIETPAGKWHAVGGELNSASPMEDGKIHLGPWQPCIMLREHG; this is encoded by the coding sequence ATGCCAAAAACCTTTACTCGTGATCCCGATTGGTGGCGTGGCGCAGTGATCTATCAGATCTATCCGCGCTCGTATCAAGACAGCAATGGCGATGGCATCGGCGATTTGTTGGGCATCGTTCAACGTCTGCCCTACATCGCGTCCTTGGGCGTTGATGCGATCTGGATTTCACCGTTCTTTACCTCGCCGATGAAGGATTTCGGCTACGATGTGTCCGATTACTGCGATGTTGATCCGATGTTCGGCACGCTTGCGGATTTCGACGCGGTGATCGAGACGGCGCATCAATACGGCGTCAAGGTGATGATCGATTTGGTGTTGTCACACACCTCTGATCAACATGCATGGTTCAAGGAAAGCCGTGCCTCGCATGACAACGCCAAATCCAATTGGTACGTCTGGGCCGATGCTAAACAAGACGGCACACCGCCTAACAACTGGCTGTCGATCTTTGGCGGGTCTGCATGGCACTGGGATACGGGGCGGATGCAGTATTTTCTGCATAACTTCCTGACCTCGCAACCCGATTTGAACTTTCACGAACCACAGGTGCAAGAGGCGCTTTTGGACGTGAGCCGCTTTTGGCTGGAGCGCGGTGTGGACGGGTTCCGTCTTGATACCATCAACTTTTATACCCACGATGCCGAGCTACGCGATAACCCCGCGTTGCCAATCGAGGCGCGGTCGTCAAAAACGGCTCCTGCGGTGAACCCCTACAACTGGCAAGAGCATCTGTATGACAAGTCTCGCCCAGAGAACCTAGAGTTCTTGCGCAAACTGCGCGCAGTGATGGAGCCGTATAATGCGGCCGCTGTCGGCGAAGTGGGCGACGAGCAACGCGGTTTGGAGATAATGGGCGAATACACCGCCGGTAATGATCTCATGCATATGTGCTACGCGTTTGAATTGCTGTCCGGCGATACGCCCGATGCCGCCTATATCAAGGAGGTGATGGATAGCGTGGACGCCGTGGCCGCCGATGGGTGGGCGTGTTGGGCCTATTCCAACCACGATGTGCAACGCCATGTGTCGCGGTGGAATTTGACCCCCGCCGCCACGCGCGCCTTTACAACGTTGATGATGTGCCTGCGCGGATCGGCCTGTATCTACCAAGGTGAGGAACTTGGCTTGCCCGAGGCGGATATTGCGTTCGAAGACCTACAAGACCCTTACGGCATTCAATTCTGGCCTGAATTCAAGGGCCGTGACGGGTGTCGCACGCCGATGGTGTGGGAAAAATCCAACCACAATGGCGGATTTTCCGAGGCGACCAAGACATGGTTGCCTGTGCCGTCCGAGCACGTGAATATGTCGGTCAATGCGGCTGAGGATGATCCGACGTCGCTCGTGCATCATTACCGCCGTGCCATTGCGTTCCGTCATACTCACGCAGCGCTTAAAACGGGCACACAAGACGATATGCGGGTTGAGGACGGGTGTTTGGTCTTTACACGCAAACAGGGCGATGAGGAGCTGTTTTGCGCCTTTAACCTGACCGATAGCCCCGCCACGATTGAGACACCCGCAGGTAAATGGCATGCGGTGGGCGGCGAACTGAACTCCGCTTCTCCAATGGAAGACGGTAAAATTCATCTTGGGCCTTGGCAGCCCTGCATCATGCTGCGTGAGCATGGGTGA
- a CDS encoding carbohydrate ABC transporter permease translates to MDNIAGSKSSLTWAVHISVAALVLLWVFPTLGLLVSSFRTADQIYSSGWWASLFTQESQNPAIRLEGDEVQDGLFYVIEGDLFPTTDATISAWGTSSRDPEAFAPGDVAELKDGWTVTVDVAGDFRLTSPTSMEGERLPRVFTTAETPPEFTLDNYDEMLFSPSTSQNMAKAFFNTLTVTIPATIIPILIAAFAAYALAWMDFPGRALLVAFVVALLVVPLQLALIPLLKLHLSLGIGKGYLGVWLAHTGFGMPLAIYLLRNYMVGLPRDIIENARVDGATEFQIFTKIILPLSFPALASFAIFQFLWTWNDLLVGLVFLIDSTGDTTIMTRQIIELLGTRGGNWEILATAAFVSIAVPLGVFFAMQKYLVRGLLAGSVK, encoded by the coding sequence ATGGATAATATTGCAGGATCTAAGTCATCGCTCACCTGGGCTGTTCACATCTCGGTTGCGGCCCTTGTGTTGCTCTGGGTGTTTCCAACGCTTGGCCTGTTGGTCTCGTCGTTTCGCACCGCCGATCAGATTTATTCGTCGGGGTGGTGGGCGTCATTGTTTACCCAAGAGAGCCAAAACCCCGCGATCCGCCTTGAGGGCGATGAGGTTCAGGACGGCCTGTTCTATGTGATCGAGGGCGATCTGTTCCCGACAACGGATGCGACCATTTCCGCATGGGGCACGTCCTCGCGCGATCCCGAGGCCTTTGCGCCCGGAGATGTGGCCGAGTTGAAAGACGGCTGGACCGTTACCGTAGATGTTGCGGGCGACTTTCGCCTGACATCGCCCACGTCGATGGAGGGGGAGCGTTTGCCGCGTGTGTTCACCACCGCCGAGACGCCGCCCGAGTTCACTTTGGACAATTACGACGAGATGCTGTTTTCGCCGTCCACCTCGCAAAACATGGCAAAGGCGTTTTTCAATACGCTGACCGTGACCATTCCCGCCACGATCATCCCGATCCTGATCGCGGCTTTTGCGGCCTATGCGCTTGCGTGGATGGACTTTCCGGGGCGCGCATTGCTTGTCGCGTTTGTCGTGGCCTTGCTTGTTGTGCCTTTGCAACTGGCGTTGATCCCGTTGCTTAAACTGCACCTCAGCCTTGGCATTGGCAAAGGCTACCTCGGGGTGTGGTTGGCGCATACGGGGTTCGGGATGCCGCTCGCGATCTATTTGCTGCGCAACTATATGGTCGGGCTGCCCCGCGACATTATCGAAAACGCCCGCGTCGACGGGGCGACGGAGTTTCAGATTTTCACCAAGATCATTCTGCCGCTGTCCTTTCCCGCCCTCGCGAGTTTCGCCATTTTCCAGTTCTTGTGGACGTGGAACGACCTTTTGGTCGGTCTGGTGTTCCTCATCGACAGCACCGGCGACACCACCATCATGACGCGCCAGATCATCGAGCTTTTGGGCACACGCGGCGGCAATTGGGAAATCCTTGCCACGGCCGCGTTTGTGTCCATCGCCGTGCCTTTGGGCGTCTTCTTTGCCATGCAAAAATACCTTGTTCGCGGCTTGCTCGCGGGCTCCGTCAAATAA
- a CDS encoding carbohydrate ABC transporter permease — protein MHPALQGLMTIVVGVGACVSYFYASNLFIDKVLFPPRGPNAGRNINRANLIRPWLFLFPAMFVLSVYLAYPVFETLRLSLTDRAQDGAFVGLDNYRQLVSEAKFWEAIRNNLLWLIVVPAMSTIFGLIVAQLTDRIKWGNIAKSIIFMPMAISFVGASVIWKLVYDARPPEAEQIGVLNAVYMYVTGNDPQQWLTIPLWNNFFLMAVLIWIQTGFAMVILSAALRGIPEETIEAAIIDGAGPFQIFFKIKIPQMMGTIMVVWTTITITVLKVFDIVYAMTNGQWETQVLANYMYDKLFRASDWGVGSAAAMVIMLLVTPILVWNVVNARREMR, from the coding sequence ATGCATCCAGCACTTCAAGGACTGATGACCATCGTGGTCGGGGTCGGGGCCTGCGTCAGCTATTTCTACGCCTCGAACCTGTTTATTGATAAGGTTCTGTTCCCGCCGCGCGGACCAAACGCCGGTCGCAACATCAACCGCGCCAATCTCATTCGTCCGTGGCTGTTTTTGTTCCCCGCGATGTTTGTGCTGTCGGTCTACCTCGCTTACCCCGTGTTCGAGACGCTGCGCCTGTCGCTGACTGATCGGGCGCAGGACGGGGCGTTTGTCGGCCTTGATAACTACCGCCAACTGGTGTCAGAGGCCAAGTTTTGGGAGGCCATCCGCAACAACCTGCTCTGGCTCATCGTGGTGCCGGCCATGTCGACCATCTTTGGTCTGATCGTCGCACAGCTCACCGACCGGATCAAATGGGGCAACATCGCCAAATCGATCATCTTTATGCCCATGGCGATTTCGTTTGTCGGTGCCTCCGTGATCTGGAAACTGGTCTATGATGCCCGCCCGCCCGAGGCCGAGCAGATAGGTGTGCTCAACGCGGTTTACATGTATGTGACGGGCAATGATCCGCAACAATGGCTGACGATTCCGCTGTGGAACAACTTCTTTTTGATGGCCGTGCTGATCTGGATTCAGACGGGCTTTGCCATGGTGATCCTGTCGGCAGCGTTGCGTGGAATTCCCGAGGAAACCATTGAGGCCGCGATCATCGACGGGGCGGGGCCGTTCCAGATTTTCTTTAAGATCAAAATCCCGCAAATGATGGGGACGATCATGGTCGTGTGGACCACCATCACCATCACCGTGCTCAAGGTATTCGATATCGTCTACGCCATGACCAACGGTCAGTGGGAGACACAGGTGTTGGCCAACTACATGTACGACAAGCTGTTCCGCGCCAGTGATTGGGGCGTGGGATCGGCGGCGGCGATGGTGATCATGCTGCTCGTGACACCGATTTTGGTGTGGAATGTCGTCAACGCACGTCGGGAAATGCGCTGA